TACGCAAAACCGGAATCGAAGTTGATTCTATCCCAAGTATGTACGGCATGAACCGAATTTTAAGCGAAATTGGATGGGCTGCTGTTGCGGTTGACGGGTTTATTCCGCCAAATGCCTTTATGGAATTTCAGGCGTATAATGTTTTGGTTATTGCCTCAGATATCCGTCAGTTGGAACATATCGAATATACTCCGGCACCGGACATCATTCACGAAGGTGCCGGCCACGCTCCTATTATTGCTAATCCTGAATATGCCGAATATTTAAGACGTTTCGGTGAAATTGGCTGTAAAGCGATTTCTTCTCATAAAGATTACCAGATGTATGAAGCAATTCGGCTGCTTTCTATCTTAAAAGAAGCAGAAGATACACCACAGGAAAAAATTGACGAAGCTGAAAAAGCGGTTGCCGATTTACAAAACGATATGGGCGAATTGTCTGAAATGGCTCAGATTAGAAATCTGCATTGGTGGACAGTTGAATACGGTTTGATTGGAACCGTCGAAAATCCGAAAATTTATGGTGCGGGATTACTTTCTTCAATTGGTGAAAGTGCTCACTGTATGACCGATAATGTGAAGAAAATCCCTTATGATATTTCGGCTGCGAATCAAAATTTTGATATTACACAGTTACAGCCTCAATTGTATGTAACGCCTACTTTTTCTCATTTAAGTTTGATTCTTGAAGAATTTGCCAATAAAATGGCTTTAAGAACCGGAGGTTTATCCGGAATCAAAAAACTGATTCAGTCAAATGCATTAGGAACGATTGAATTAAGTACAGGTTTACAGATTTCAGGAGTTTTTACGAATGTTATTGAAGAAGACGGAAAACCGGTTTACATTCAGACAACTGGAAAAACTGCTCTTTCTTATCGTGAAAAAGAATTGGTTGGCCATGGAACTTTAACACATTCTCATGGTTTTGGAAGCCCGATTGGAAAACTAAAAGGTTTTAATCTGGCAATTGAAGATATGAGTCCGAAGGATTTACAGGCGTATCGTATTGTAGAAAGCGAAACGGTTAAACTGGAATTTGAAGGAAATATTATTGTAGAAGGTGAAATCATTACCGGATCCCGAAATCTGCACGGTGAAATTATTTTAATCAGTTTTAGAAATTGTACCGTTACTCACGGCGAAACTATTTTGTTCCAACCGGAATGGGGCAATTATGATATGGCAATTGGTAAAAAAGTGATTTCTGCTTTTTCAGGTCCAGCCGATGTAAACAGTTTTGACTTAATTAATATTGTTCCGAAAACAAAAACCATAAAAGCCAAGCATTCTGATGAACGTGATGATTTAGAGATTCTTTATGCAACGGTTCGAAACATCAGAAATAATAAAGATTCTAAAACGGAACTAA
This portion of the Flavobacterium gelatinilyticum genome encodes:
- a CDS encoding aromatic amino acid hydroxylase; this encodes MNPNIETNPLLDRLPKHLQQFIKPQDYSDYTPINQAVWRYVMRKNVDYLSKVAHHSYLEGLRKTGIEVDSIPSMYGMNRILSEIGWAAVAVDGFIPPNAFMEFQAYNVLVIASDIRQLEHIEYTPAPDIIHEGAGHAPIIANPEYAEYLRRFGEIGCKAISSHKDYQMYEAIRLLSILKEAEDTPQEKIDEAEKAVADLQNDMGELSEMAQIRNLHWWTVEYGLIGTVENPKIYGAGLLSSIGESAHCMTDNVKKIPYDISAANQNFDITQLQPQLYVTPTFSHLSLILEEFANKMALRTGGLSGIKKLIQSNALGTIELSTGLQISGVFTNVIEEDGKPVYIQTTGKTALSYREKELVGHGTLTHSHGFGSPIGKLKGFNLAIEDMSPKDLQAYRIVESETVKLEFEGNIIVEGEIITGSRNLHGEIILISFRNCTVTHGETILFQPEWGNYDMAIGKKVISAFSGPADVNSFDLINIVPKTKTIKAKHSDERDDLEILYATVRNIRNNKDSKTELKSVFEKLKKDHSNDWLLTVEIAELLKDSDEKQLLQEVLVYLDQLKERRPEIAHLISGGLDLIFDSSLPQKH